In Lonchura striata isolate bLonStr1 chromosome 32, bLonStr1.mat, whole genome shotgun sequence, a single window of DNA contains:
- the ERLIN2 gene encoding erlin-2 — MAQLGAIAALALGVAAAALLSAVHKIDEGHIGVYYRGGALLTSTSGPGFHLMLPFITSYKSVQTTLQTDEVKNVPCGTSGGVMIYFDRIEVVNFLIQSAVYDIVKNYTADYDKALIFNKIHHELNQFCSVHTLQEVYIELFDQIDENLKLALQQDLTTMAPGLIIQAVRVTKPNIPETIRRNYELMESEKTKLLIAAQKQKVVEKEAETERKKALIEAEKIAQVAEITYGQKVMEKETEKRISEIEDAAFLAREKARADAECYTAMKVAEANKLKLTPEYLQLMKYKAIAANSKIYFGKDIPNMFMDSAGSQTKSAEGLAEGIQEEDGAGASEDTKLLHNIN, encoded by the exons ATGGCCCAGCTCGGCGCCATCGCCGCGCTCGCCCTCGGCGTCGCGGCCGCCGCGCTGCTCTCGGCCGTGCACAAGATCGACGAGGGGCACATCGGCGTCTACTACCG TGGCGGCGCGCTGCTGACCTCCACCAGCGGGCCCGGTTTCCACCTCATGCTGCCCTTCATCACGTCCTACAAGtcagtgcag ACCACGCTGCAGACGGACGAGGTGAAGAATGTCCCGTGCGGCACCAG CGGGGGAGTGATGATTTATTTCGACAGGATCGAGGTGGTGAATTTCCTCATCCAGAGCGCGG TGTACGACATCGTCAAGAACTACACGGCTGACTACGACAAGGCTCTCATCTTCAACAAGATCCACCACGAGCTGAACCAGTTCTGCAGTGTGCACACACTGCAGGAGGTGTACATCGAGCTGTTTG ATCAAATTGATGAAAACCTTAAACTGGCCTTGCAGCAAGACCTAACCACGATGGCCCCTGGGTTAATTATACAG gcagtTCGAGTTACGAAGCCAAACATCCCTGAAACGATCCGGAGGAATTACGAGCTCAT GGAGAGTGAGAAGACAAAGCTGCTGATAGCGGCGCAGAAGCAGAAGGTGGTGGAGAAGGAGGCAGAGACTGAGAGGAAGAAAGCTCTGATCg aggCAGAAAAGATTGCACAAGTTGCTGAAATAACTTATGGACAGAAAGTGATGGAAAAGGAAACAGAGAAGCGAATTTCAGAGATTGAAG ATGCTGCATTTCTTGCACGAGAGAAGGCGAGAGCTGATGCTGAGTGTTACACTGCCATGAAGGTGGCTGAGGCCAACAAG CTCAAGTTAACTCCCGAGTACTTGCAGCTGATGAAGTACAAGGCAATTGCAGCCAACAGCAAGATCTACTTTGGCAAAGATATTCCCAACATGTTCATGGACTCTGCAGGGAGCCAGACCAAATCTGCAGAGGGACTGGCAGAAGGAATCCAAGAGGAAGACGGGGCAGGAGCCAGCGAGGACACAAAACTACTTCATAACATCAACTGA
- the PLPBP gene encoding pyridoxal phosphate homeostasis protein isoform X2, producing MWRAGMAAGDGLGPALRAVTEQGLPAVQPRLVAVSKTKPAEMVMEAYGHGQRSFGENYVQELLEKASDSRILSSCPDIKWHFIGHLQKNNVNKLIAVPNLFMLETVDSVKLADRVNSSWQKKGSSQKLKVMVQVNTSGEDSKHGLPPADTAAAVEHVINKCPSLEFVGLMTIGSIGHDLSKGPNPDFQVLLSLRQEVCEKLNLPLDKVELSMGMSTDFQHAIEVGSTNVRIGSTIFGERDYSSKAIGGKAPTGGEGQTEAVTVQGH from the exons ATGTGGAGAGCGGGCATGGCCGCCGGGGACGGGCTGGGCCCGGCGCTCCGCGCCGTCACCGAGCAG GGGCTCCCGGCCGTGCAGCCGCGGCTCGTGGCCGTCAGCAAGACCAAGCCGGCCGAGATGGTGATGGAGGCCTACGGGCACGGGCAGCGCAGCTTCGGGGAGAACTAC gttcaggagctgctggaaaaggCATCAGACTCCAGG ATTCTGTCGTCCTGTCCGGACATCAAGTGGCATTTTATTGGCCACCTGCAGAAGAACAACGTCAACAAGCTGATCG ctgtcccaaaCCTGTTCATGTTGGAAACGGTGGATTCTGTGAAGCTGGCAGACAGAGTCAACAGCTCGTGGCAGAAAAAAGGGTCATCCCAGAAGCTGAAGGTCATGGTGCAAGTCAACACCAGTGGGGAGGACA GCAAGCACGGCCTTCCCCCCGCGGACACCGCGGCTGCTGTGGAGCACGTCATCAACAAGTGCCCCAGCCTGGAGTTCGTGGGGCTGATGACCATTGGCAGCATCGGGCATGACCTCAGTAAGGGGCCAAATCCTGACTTCCAG gtgctgctgtccctgcgGCAGGAGGTGTGCGAGAAGCTGAACCTGCCCCTGGACAAGGTGGAGCTGAGCATGGGCATGTCCACAGACTTCCAGCACGCA ATAGAGGTTGGATCCACAAACGTCAGGATCgggagcactatttttggagagCGGGATTATTCCAGCAAAGCCATCGGGGGCAAGGCCCCCACTGGGGGTGAAGGCCAAACAGAGGCCGTGACAGTGCAGGGCCactga
- the PLPBP gene encoding pyridoxal phosphate homeostasis protein isoform X1, with amino-acid sequence MWRAGMAAGDGLGPALRAVTEQVQQAAARRPQGLPAVQPRLVAVSKTKPAEMVMEAYGHGQRSFGENYVQELLEKASDSRILSSCPDIKWHFIGHLQKNNVNKLIAVPNLFMLETVDSVKLADRVNSSWQKKGSSQKLKVMVQVNTSGEDSKHGLPPADTAAAVEHVINKCPSLEFVGLMTIGSIGHDLSKGPNPDFQVLLSLRQEVCEKLNLPLDKVELSMGMSTDFQHAIEVGSTNVRIGSTIFGERDYSSKAIGGKAPTGGEGQTEAVTVQGH; translated from the exons ATGTGGAGAGCGGGCATGGCCGCCGGGGACGGGCTGGGCCCGGCGCTCCGCGCCGTCACCGAGCAGGTGCAgcaggcggcggcgcggcggccgcag GGGCTCCCGGCCGTGCAGCCGCGGCTCGTGGCCGTCAGCAAGACCAAGCCGGCCGAGATGGTGATGGAGGCCTACGGGCACGGGCAGCGCAGCTTCGGGGAGAACTAC gttcaggagctgctggaaaaggCATCAGACTCCAGG ATTCTGTCGTCCTGTCCGGACATCAAGTGGCATTTTATTGGCCACCTGCAGAAGAACAACGTCAACAAGCTGATCG ctgtcccaaaCCTGTTCATGTTGGAAACGGTGGATTCTGTGAAGCTGGCAGACAGAGTCAACAGCTCGTGGCAGAAAAAAGGGTCATCCCAGAAGCTGAAGGTCATGGTGCAAGTCAACACCAGTGGGGAGGACA GCAAGCACGGCCTTCCCCCCGCGGACACCGCGGCTGCTGTGGAGCACGTCATCAACAAGTGCCCCAGCCTGGAGTTCGTGGGGCTGATGACCATTGGCAGCATCGGGCATGACCTCAGTAAGGGGCCAAATCCTGACTTCCAG gtgctgctgtccctgcgGCAGGAGGTGTGCGAGAAGCTGAACCTGCCCCTGGACAAGGTGGAGCTGAGCATGGGCATGTCCACAGACTTCCAGCACGCA ATAGAGGTTGGATCCACAAACGTCAGGATCgggagcactatttttggagagCGGGATTATTCCAGCAAAGCCATCGGGGGCAAGGCCCCCACTGGGGGTGAAGGCCAAACAGAGGCCGTGACAGTGCAGGGCCactga